In a single window of the Elaeis guineensis isolate ETL-2024a chromosome 4, EG11, whole genome shotgun sequence genome:
- the LOC140857577 gene encoding L-type lectin-domain containing receptor kinase SIT2-like — protein sequence MFPKNMFFFLILALTTASAQDDDFTYNGFGAAKLNLDGIVEIASNGLLILTDTRQPAKGHAFLPTPLRFKNSTGKALSFSTSFIFAIVPKYQDLFGHGIAFVLAQSANLSYALPSQFLGLFNSSNSYSGNQIVAIELDTNMNPEFNDIDNNHVGIDVNGPKSIRSKHAAYFTNDNGGGFQNLSLVSGKPTQAWIEYDHLDGQLNVTLAPTDVAKPAVPCLSSNVNLSSWISDYMHVGFSSAVGPFITSHYVLVWSFKLNGKAQALDLSRLPSLPRVGSKSTLESWKIGLLIILAIVLLLIIITGTIFFVKRRIKFREVFEEWELEYGPQRFCYKDLFLATKGFRDQHLLGAGGFGRVYKGVLPDTNIPVAVKQVSHESRQGMREFIAEIVSIGRLRHRNLVQLLGYCRRKRELLLVYEFMPNASLDKYLFNQPKLMLTWEQRFQIIKGVASALYYLHEGWEKVVVHRDIKASNILLDDQMNGRLGDFDLARLYDHGTDPQTTHVVGTLGYLAPELTKTGKATTSTDVFAFGGFLLEVASGRRPIEIRASEEDVVLVDKVLECWKAGTILEATDPNLGNEYIVEEMEMVLKLGLLCSQPNSSSRPPMPLVMRILERDAPLPEMSEDGWNAEISAMGNEGFNDIRMSNSSLFACSASTMESALLTGR from the coding sequence ATGTTTCCAAAGAACATGTTCTTCTTTCTCATCCTCGCACTCACTACAGCATCAGCACAAGATGATGATTTTACTTATAATGGATTCGGTGCTGCCAAACTGAATCTGGATGGCATTGTAGAGATCGCATCCAATGGCCTTCTAATTCTCACTGACACTAGACAGCCAGCCAAGGGCCACGCCTTTCTCCCAACTCCACTCCGCTTTAAGAACTCAACTGGTAAAGCTCTCTCCTTCTCAACTTCTTTCATCTTTGCAATCGTCCCCAAGTACCAAGACTTGTTTGGCCATGGAATTGCCTTCGTTCTTGCGCAATCGGCAAATCTGTCTTATGCCTTACCAAGTCAATTCCTGGGACTCTTCAATTCAAGCAATTCATATTCTGGAAACCAAATTGTGGCCATTGAGCTCGATACAAACATGAACCCTGAATTCAATGATATTGACAATAATCATGTTGGAATTGATGTTAACGGTCCAAAGTCTATTAGATCCAAGCATGCAGCTTATTTCACTAATGACAATGGAGGTGGGTTCCAGAACCTGAGCCTTGTGAGTGGCAAACCAACACAGGCTTGGATAGAATATGATCACTTGGATGGACAGCTTAATGTAACGTTAGCACCTACTGATGTAGCCAAACCGGCTGTTCCATGCTTGTCTTCAAATGTGAATCTCTCTTCTTGGATCTCAGACTATATGCATGTCGGATTTTCTTCTGCAGTAGGACCATTTATAACATCTCATTACGTTCTGGTCTGGAGCTTTAAGTTGAATGGAAAGGCTCAAGCACTTGATCTCTCACGTCTTCCATCCCTCCCTCGCGTAGGGTCTAAATCGACCTTAGAGTCTTGGAAGATTGGGTTGCTGATAATCCTGGCAATAGTTTTGTTGTTGATAATCATAACTGGCACAATCTTTTTTGTGAAGAGGAGGATTAAATTCAGAGAGGTGTTTGAAGAGTGGGAGCTAGAATATGGACCCCAGAGGTTCTGCTACAAGGACCTATTCTTGGCCACCAAGGGCTTCAGAGACCAACATCTCTTGGGAGCTGGAGGTTTTGGTAGGGTCTACAAAGGTGTGTTGCCAGACACTAACATCCCAGTTGCAGTTAAGCAGGTTTCGCATGAATCAAGACAAGGAATGAGAGAGTTCATTGCAGAGATTGTTAGCATCGGCCGCTTGCGTCACCGGAACTTGGTACAGCTCCTTGGTTATTGCAGGAGAAAAAGGGAGCTCTTACTGGTCTATGAATTCATGCCCAATGCTAGTTTGGACAAGTACCTATTTAACCAACCTAAGTTGATGCTCACTTGGGAACAAAGATTCCAAATAATCAAAGGTGTAGCTTCCGCGCTTTATTATTTGCATGAAGGATGGGAGAAGGTGGTTGTTCACAGAGACATCAAGGCTAGCAACATCTTGCTAGATGATCAGATGAATGGAAGACTGGGTGATTTTGACCTGGCAAGACTATATGATCACGGAACCGATCCCCAGACTACACATGTAGTTGGGACTCTGGGTTACCTTGCACCAGAGCTCACCAAGACTGGCAAGGCAACTACAAGCACAGATGTGTTTGCCTTTGGTGGATTTTTGCTTGAGGTGGCTTCTGGAAGAAGGCCAATAGAGATAAGAGCATCAGAAGAAGACGTAGTGTTGGTAGACAAAGTTCTGGAGTGCTGGAAGGCAGGGACTATTTTGGAGGCAACGGATCCAAACTTGGGGAATGAATATATTGTCGAAGAGATGGAGATGGTGCTAAAGCTTGGCCTTCTTTGCTCACAACCTAACTCCAGTTCTAGGCCTCCTATGCCTCTGGTGATGCGAATACTGGAACGCGATGCTCCCCTTCCTGAGATGTCTGAAGATGGTTGGAATGCCGAGATTTCAGCTATGGGGAATGAAGGCTTCAATGATATTCGCATGTCAAATAGTTCGTTGTTTGCCTGCTCAGCATCAACAATGGAATCTGCTCTCTTGACCGGCCGTTGA